One region of Hymenobacter sediminicola genomic DNA includes:
- a CDS encoding XrtX-associated membrane protein, giving the protein MAALALVAVLFWAGVYDESVFALLTNAWRNLLAALGATDQLTSIQQNVSGEVTKRSLPVVATYAVAYTGVCLLLLRLLVPAGRMRLVFLLYVAVLGCCAVLLVAGKLAGDVPWLYQLGRHLIDFIVSPLPVLVLVILLRWYVPAASSPNQEV; this is encoded by the coding sequence ATGGCTGCTCTGGCTTTGGTTGCTGTGCTTTTCTGGGCCGGTGTCTACGATGAATCCGTGTTTGCGCTGCTCACCAACGCTTGGCGCAACCTGCTAGCAGCCTTAGGTGCTACGGATCAGCTAACGTCTATACAGCAAAATGTAAGCGGCGAAGTCACAAAGCGTAGTCTGCCAGTCGTGGCAACGTATGCCGTGGCCTACACCGGGGTGTGCCTGTTGTTGTTGCGGCTGCTGGTGCCGGCCGGCCGTATGCGACTCGTGTTCCTGCTCTATGTTGCTGTATTAGGATGCTGTGCGGTGCTGCTGGTAGCAGGCAAGCTGGCCGGCGACGTGCCCTGGCTCTACCAGCTTGGCCGTCACCTCATCGATTTTATCGTATCGCCGCTGCCCGTGCTGGTACTGGTGATACTGTTGCGTTGGTACGTCCCTGCCGCAAGTTCTCCAAATCAGGAGGTATAG
- a CDS encoding beta strand repeat-containing protein, translating to MHTPLQFNGHTTTRWPGTPTPQPWATRLLLLLGLWLAAATGAWAQVSGYGFAASSGTYTTIEGTAGATNVAGVQVDTGISGALPIGFSFVFDGVTYTEVRASSNGFLSFNAGAASQSTNNLNTVATSSRPLVAPLWDDLDGRATVGGVANSSRAIYSTTGTAPNRVFTFEWKNWEWNWNSTNPVVSFQAKLYEGTNVVQFVYQPESGAVASGSASAGLSGISSGQFLSLNNLGATATVSSTTETTTINAKPVAGQTYTFTPPSCAAPSGIATNSVTSTSANVTFTASASATSYTVTYTPAGGTATTVTPAPTASPVALTGLTPGTAYSVSIVSNCAGGLTSSAVTTSFTTLSPPPANDNCAGAISLTSDETCAPVTGSTLGATRSLTGTCAGTDDDDVWYSFVATSTQHTVRVVGNSSFDAVIDARSGSCASSTNIGCVDATASGSAETLVLPGLTVGATYYVRVYNYSSTAPSTAANGGFTICITNPANVPCAQVTNAAVTAASTTGQLTFTAATGATNYTLTLAPTAGGTTTTATLSSSPVNLTGLTPSTAYTVTITTNCSNGGVSTPVTVNFTTLAPPPAPANDECAGAISLSSSTTCTPTAGSTLGATASTAAGTCAGTADDDVWYSFVATNTSHTIRVVGATGFDAVVNLRSGACPGVNVGSCQDDSGDGGTETITATGLTVGATYYVRVFDYYAGSGSGNFTICITNPSSCTAPTAIATNSVTQTSANVTFTASASATSYTVTYTPAGGTATTVSPNPTASPVALTGLTPGTAYSVSIVSNCAGGQTSSAVTTSFTTLSPPPANDDCATATPISSIGVGTCGTAVAGTNVGATASTGTPAPGCASYLGGDVWYSLTVPANGIVQVETSQGSGTSISDTGLALYSGSCGSLSLISCNDDISSGTNNFSRVRATGLTPGSTIYARVWEYSNDAFGTFSICAQTDAPSCTAPTAVATNSVTQTSANVTFTASASATSYTVTYTPAGGTATTVTPAPTASPVALTGLTPGTAYSVSIVSNCAGGLTSSAVTTSFTTLAAAPQDLTVSNPQNVQGTYNNVTITSSGVATLTGPLTVNGVLTVQTGGVLVQNCQTINGAGSFVLQAGAELRICDVAGIAATGATGAVQVTGTRTFSNDANYVYNGTAPQASGPGLPARVRNLTVNNATGLRLSQALSVAEVVRLTSGNLTLNSNALTLLSSAAGTALVDNAGGVVTGQATVQRYIDPSLNSGLGYRHYSSPVQSTTVADLTTAGFSPVVNSDYNVSATPLAVSPFPTVFSYEQARVATNNGAGLTPFDKGWTSPNSTGEPMAVGRGYTVNIAASALVDFVGSLNSGTISTLPLARGTQADAGWHLVGNPYPSPLDWSTVSIPAGLNGAIYVHQSPSQYGTNYRSYQNGVGGNPLIASSQGFFVRTSTAGATPTLTLTNANRVTSFAQQVSFNRGPETRPLLQLAVRNTAGTSLDDTYVYFEQGATAGIDDRYDAYKLRNTSSNLSTVVGSEEMSINGLAPLTGAEVVVPLKLSVPQAGTYIFQVAQLLNFGTGAEVFLRDAQSGTLQSLSQQPNYTFTLGSASSATRFSLVFRGTTALGTGAGLLAAQVAVFPNPAHHSFQLTMPAVVGGKSVKATLLNSLGQIITERTLPVTSTGVQAQFDVQNLAQGVYILRMETASGPVTKRVTVE from the coding sequence ATGCACACACCTTTACAGTTTAACGGGCACACCACCACCCGGTGGCCCGGAACACCAACTCCGCAGCCGTGGGCTACACGGCTTCTGCTCCTGCTGGGCCTATGGCTGGCTGCCGCTACCGGCGCCTGGGCACAGGTATCCGGATATGGATTTGCTGCCTCGTCAGGCACGTATACGACTATTGAAGGCACAGCCGGAGCTACCAACGTAGCTGGTGTGCAGGTTGATACTGGCATTTCCGGGGCATTGCCCATTGGGTTTAGCTTCGTATTCGATGGTGTTACCTACACCGAGGTGCGAGCTTCCTCCAATGGCTTTCTGTCGTTCAACGCGGGAGCTGCCAGCCAAAGCACAAATAACCTGAACACGGTAGCCACCAGTAGCCGCCCACTGGTAGCACCGCTGTGGGACGACTTAGATGGGCGGGCTACCGTGGGTGGCGTAGCAAACAGTAGCAGAGCTATTTATAGCACGACGGGTACGGCGCCTAACCGGGTTTTTACCTTTGAATGGAAGAACTGGGAGTGGAACTGGAACTCTACTAACCCAGTCGTATCGTTTCAGGCAAAGCTCTATGAAGGTACCAACGTGGTGCAGTTTGTGTACCAGCCCGAATCGGGTGCGGTAGCATCTGGTTCGGCTTCGGCCGGGTTGTCAGGTATCAGCTCAGGTCAGTTCTTGTCCCTGAACAACCTTGGTGCCACTGCCACAGTCAGTTCCACTACCGAAACGACTACAATCAACGCCAAGCCGGTAGCCGGACAAACATACACCTTCACGCCGCCCAGCTGCGCTGCCCCATCCGGCATAGCCACCAACAGCGTGACCAGCACGTCGGCGAACGTAACGTTCACGGCCTCGGCTTCGGCCACGAGCTACACGGTGACCTACACGCCCGCCGGCGGCACGGCCACCACGGTTACGCCCGCTCCGACGGCATCACCGGTGGCCCTGACGGGTCTGACGCCGGGCACGGCCTATTCGGTGAGCATTGTCAGCAACTGCGCTGGCGGCTTGACCTCGTCGGCCGTTACCACCTCCTTCACCACCCTGAGCCCACCGCCCGCCAACGACAACTGCGCCGGTGCTATCAGCCTGACTTCAGATGAAACCTGCGCGCCTGTTACAGGCAGCACGCTGGGCGCTACCCGCTCACTGACCGGAACCTGCGCTGGTACTGATGACGATGATGTCTGGTACTCATTTGTCGCGACGAGCACGCAGCATACGGTGCGCGTAGTAGGGAACAGTAGCTTTGATGCTGTAATAGACGCGCGCTCCGGGAGTTGCGCCAGCAGCACAAATATTGGTTGTGTTGATGCCACAGCCAGCGGATCGGCAGAAACGCTTGTGCTCCCCGGCCTTACTGTAGGCGCAACTTACTACGTTCGGGTATACAATTACTCTTCTACGGCTCCTTCCACGGCTGCCAATGGCGGTTTTACCATCTGTATAACCAACCCGGCGAACGTTCCCTGCGCCCAGGTCACGAATGCAGCCGTAACGGCAGCATCCACCACCGGGCAACTGACCTTTACGGCTGCTACCGGCGCTACTAACTACACCCTTACGCTGGCTCCAACGGCAGGCGGCACAACTACCACCGCTACTCTGAGCAGCAGCCCGGTGAATTTAACCGGCCTGACGCCCAGCACTGCGTACACGGTCACCATCACTACGAACTGCTCCAATGGCGGAGTTTCTACGCCAGTCACCGTCAATTTCACAACGTTGGCTCCGCCTCCGGCCCCTGCCAACGATGAATGCGCGGGCGCTATTTCCTTGTCTTCCTCCACAACGTGCACCCCTACTGCGGGTTCCACGCTCGGAGCTACGGCCTCCACGGCCGCAGGCACGTGCGCAGGCACGGCCGATGATGACGTGTGGTACTCGTTCGTGGCTACCAACACCAGCCACACCATCCGGGTGGTAGGCGCCACCGGCTTTGATGCCGTCGTGAATCTGCGCTCCGGGGCCTGCCCCGGCGTGAACGTGGGCTCGTGCCAGGATGACAGCGGCGACGGCGGTACGGAAACTATTACCGCTACCGGTCTGACGGTAGGCGCCACCTATTACGTGCGTGTGTTTGATTACTACGCGGGCTCCGGCTCCGGTAATTTTACCATCTGCATTACCAACCCATCGTCCTGCACGGCTCCGACGGCTATTGCCACCAACAGCGTAACGCAGACCTCGGCCAACGTGACGTTTACGGCCTCGGCTTCGGCCACGAGCTACACCGTTACCTACACGCCCGCTGGCGGCACGGCCACCACGGTGAGCCCTAACCCCACGGCCTCACCTGTTGCCCTGACGGGCCTGACGCCCGGCACAGCCTATTCGGTGAGCATTGTCAGCAACTGCGCTGGTGGCCAGACCTCTTCGGCTGTTACCACCTCTTTCACCACGCTGAGCCCACCGCCCGCCAACGACGACTGCGCTACTGCTACGCCGATTAGCAGCATTGGGGTAGGTACTTGCGGCACGGCCGTGGCCGGCACTAACGTGGGTGCTACCGCCTCCACCGGCACGCCCGCTCCGGGCTGCGCTAGCTACCTGGGCGGCGACGTCTGGTATTCGTTGACGGTGCCTGCCAACGGCATTGTACAAGTGGAAACCAGTCAGGGCAGTGGCACCAGCATTTCAGATACGGGCTTGGCACTGTACTCGGGTAGCTGTGGCAGCCTCAGCCTGATTAGCTGTAACGATGACATTAGCAGTGGTACTAACAACTTCTCGCGTGTGCGGGCAACCGGCCTCACGCCGGGCTCGACCATCTACGCCCGCGTGTGGGAGTACAGCAATGACGCCTTTGGTACCTTCAGCATCTGCGCTCAGACCGATGCGCCATCCTGCACGGCTCCGACGGCTGTTGCTACTAACAGCGTAACGCAGACCTCGGCCAACGTGACGTTCACAGCCTCGGCTTCGGCCACGAGCTACACCGTTACCTACACGCCCGCTGGCGGCACGGCCACCACGGTTACGCCCGCTCCAACGGCTTCGCCTGTAGCCTTGACGGGCCTGACGCCGGGCACAGCCTATTCGGTGAGCATTGTCAGCAACTGCGCTGGCGGCTTGACCTCGTCGGCTGTTACCACCTCCTTCACTACGCTGGCGGCCGCTCCGCAGGATCTGACGGTAAGCAATCCGCAGAACGTGCAGGGTACCTACAATAACGTAACCATCACGAGCAGCGGTGTGGCTACCCTGACGGGCCCGCTGACAGTAAACGGTGTTCTGACGGTGCAGACTGGCGGTGTGCTGGTACAAAACTGCCAGACCATCAATGGCGCTGGCAGCTTCGTGCTGCAGGCTGGTGCTGAGCTGCGCATCTGCGACGTAGCTGGTATTGCTGCTACTGGTGCTACCGGCGCCGTGCAGGTAACTGGCACGCGCACGTTCAGCAACGATGCCAACTACGTGTACAACGGTACGGCTCCTCAGGCTTCCGGCCCCGGCCTGCCGGCGCGGGTACGCAACCTGACGGTGAACAACGCCACTGGTCTGCGCCTAAGTCAGGCGCTGAGTGTGGCTGAGGTAGTGCGCCTGACCAGCGGCAACCTGACGCTGAACAGCAATGCCCTGACGTTGCTTTCTAGCGCCGCCGGTACTGCTCTCGTGGATAACGCGGGTGGTGTGGTCACTGGCCAAGCTACCGTGCAGCGCTACATCGACCCAAGCCTGAACAGCGGCCTGGGCTACCGCCACTACTCGTCGCCGGTACAAAGCACTACGGTGGCTGATCTGACGACGGCTGGCTTCTCGCCAGTTGTGAACAGTGACTACAACGTTAGCGCTACGCCGCTGGCAGTTTCACCATTCCCAACGGTATTCAGCTACGAGCAAGCACGTGTGGCTACCAACAATGGCGCCGGCCTCACGCCCTTCGATAAGGGCTGGACTTCGCCGAACTCCACGGGTGAGCCGATGGCAGTAGGCCGTGGCTACACGGTGAATATTGCTGCTTCGGCACTGGTTGATTTCGTCGGTAGCCTCAACAGTGGCACCATCAGCACGCTGCCACTGGCCCGTGGTACGCAGGCCGATGCTGGCTGGCATCTGGTGGGCAACCCGTATCCGTCGCCCCTCGATTGGAGCACGGTGAGCATTCCGGCTGGTTTGAACGGTGCTATTTATGTGCACCAGAGCCCCAGCCAGTATGGCACCAACTACCGCAGCTACCAGAACGGTGTAGGCGGTAACCCGCTGATTGCTTCGTCGCAGGGCTTCTTCGTCCGGACCAGCACAGCAGGAGCTACTCCCACTCTGACGTTGACCAACGCCAACCGCGTAACGTCGTTTGCCCAGCAGGTGAGCTTCAACCGGGGCCCCGAAACACGGCCGCTGCTCCAACTGGCTGTGCGTAACACGGCTGGTACTTCTCTCGATGACACGTATGTGTACTTCGAGCAGGGAGCCACGGCTGGTATTGACGACCGGTACGATGCCTACAAGCTGCGCAACACGTCTTCCAATCTTTCTACGGTAGTAGGCAGCGAGGAAATGAGCATCAATGGCCTCGCTCCACTCACGGGAGCCGAAGTAGTGGTTCCGCTCAAGCTGAGTGTGCCACAGGCAGGTACCTACATCTTCCAGGTAGCTCAGTTGCTGAACTTTGGCACCGGTGCCGAGGTGTTCCTGCGCGATGCTCAATCGGGTACGCTACAGAGCCTGAGCCAGCAGCCGAACTATACGTTCACGCTGGGTTCAGCCTCCTCCGCTACCCGCTTCTCGCTGGTATTCCGCGGCACTACTGCTCTAGGCACCGGTGCTGGTTTGCTGGCAGCCCAGGTGGCGGTATTCCCGAACCCTGCTCATCACAGCTTCCAGCTGACGATGCCAGCAGTGGTAGGCGGCAAGTCGGTGAAAGCAACGCTGCTCAACAGCCTTGGTCAGATCATCACCGAGCGGACTCTGCCAGTTACCTCCACTGGAGTTCAGGCGCAGTTTGATGTGCAGAATCTGGCTCAGGGTGTTTACATCCTGCGTATGGAAACGGCCAGCGGCCCGGTTACCAAGCGCGTCACGGTAGAGTAA
- the xrtX gene encoding exosortase X has product MPVAAPSMPTRSLRRFLLLAVGLYLVWFFGYEQWLRQDNRLDTFLSINIAKVSTAALQLFGFPASLAANNPQLLLIEQKMAVFVGNPCNGLVLYVLFAGFVLAYPGPVRRKLWFIPAGILAIYLLNVVRVAALALNHYYAHQSVDFNHHYTFTFVVYGCIFLLWMLWARRLAVSGEPEVSIS; this is encoded by the coding sequence ATGCCTGTTGCTGCTCCTTCAATGCCTACCCGCTCGCTCCGGCGCTTTCTGCTGCTGGCAGTTGGGTTATATCTGGTCTGGTTCTTTGGGTACGAGCAATGGCTTCGGCAGGATAACCGGCTTGATACCTTCCTTTCCATCAACATTGCTAAAGTGTCGACAGCCGCCTTGCAGCTGTTTGGCTTTCCGGCCAGCCTCGCCGCCAACAATCCGCAACTACTGCTGATTGAGCAGAAAATGGCCGTTTTTGTCGGAAACCCCTGCAATGGTCTTGTGCTGTATGTATTGTTTGCGGGTTTCGTGCTGGCTTATCCCGGGCCAGTACGGCGCAAGTTGTGGTTTATTCCGGCTGGTATTTTGGCTATCTACTTGCTGAATGTGGTACGCGTCGCTGCTCTGGCTCTCAACCACTATTACGCCCACCAATCCGTCGATTTCAACCATCATTACACCTTCACATTTGTAGTGTATGGCTGTATTTTTCTGCTCTGGATGCTTTGGGCGCGCCGGTTAGCAGTTTCCGGCGAACCAGAAGTTAGCATTAGTTAA
- a CDS encoding PID-CTERM protein-sorting domain-containing protein, which produces MKSSLLRYFLPVALVLLTTGLATAQGPGSGGPEPDPQQPTAVPIDGGASLLLAAGVGLGLKKLRDKRRR; this is translated from the coding sequence ATGAAGTCTTCTCTTCTTCGTTACTTTCTTCCTGTAGCTCTGGTGCTGCTCACAACTGGTTTGGCTACTGCTCAGGGCCCTGGTTCCGGCGGCCCCGAGCCTGACCCACAACAGCCCACGGCGGTTCCTATTGATGGTGGCGCTTCACTACTACTAGCTGCCGGGGTAGGGCTGGGCTTAAAGAAGCTCCGCGACAAACGCCGCCGCTAA